In Phaeobacter inhibens DSM 16374, the following proteins share a genomic window:
- the thrC gene encoding threonine synthase, protein MKYISTRGQAPELTFEDAMLTGLARDGGLYVPAEIPTMSKDEIAALAGLSYEEVAFRVMRPFLGDCFTDEEFRGIIARAYDGFGHAARAPLVQLAPNHFLLELFHGPTLAFKDFAMQLIGQLFETALKRRGESVTIVGATSGDTGSAAIQAFGGLDAVNVFILYPHGRVSEVQRRQMTTPTDANVHALAVDGDFDDCQAALKDMFNDFDFRDEVRLAGVNSINFARVLAQVVYYFTSAVSLGAPERKVSFTVPTGNFGDIFAGFIAKQMGLPIDQLVVATNQNDILHRCLSGQGYHKGETIPSISPSMDIQVSSNFERALFYAYGQDGAAVAQLMDELKTGGFEVSQGAMQALQEHYVSGRCSEEETSATIKSERAASGELLCPHSAIGVKVANEQRDAAVPMVTLATAHPAKFPAAVEEASGIHPPLPPRMADLYDRSERVTRIANDLTTLETHIRKHIAH, encoded by the coding sequence ATGAAATATATCTCGACCCGGGGCCAGGCGCCTGAGCTGACCTTTGAAGATGCTATGCTGACCGGGCTTGCCCGCGACGGCGGGCTTTATGTTCCGGCCGAAATCCCGACCATGTCCAAGGATGAGATCGCGGCCCTTGCCGGTCTCTCCTATGAGGAGGTCGCGTTTCGCGTGATGCGCCCGTTCCTTGGCGATTGCTTCACGGACGAGGAATTCCGCGGCATCATCGCCCGCGCCTATGACGGCTTTGGCCATGCCGCCCGTGCGCCGCTGGTGCAGCTGGCGCCGAACCATTTCCTGCTGGAGCTGTTTCACGGCCCAACACTGGCGTTCAAAGATTTTGCCATGCAGCTGATCGGCCAGCTGTTTGAAACCGCGTTGAAGCGGCGCGGCGAAAGCGTGACCATCGTCGGCGCGACCTCCGGCGATACCGGCTCTGCGGCCATTCAGGCCTTTGGTGGCTTGGATGCGGTCAATGTCTTCATCCTCTATCCGCATGGCCGGGTGTCCGAGGTGCAGCGCCGCCAGATGACCACGCCCACCGATGCCAATGTGCATGCGCTTGCCGTGGATGGTGATTTTGACGATTGCCAGGCCGCGCTGAAGGATATGTTCAACGACTTCGACTTCCGGGATGAGGTCAGATTGGCCGGCGTGAACTCGATCAACTTTGCCCGCGTGCTGGCACAGGTGGTCTATTACTTCACCTCCGCCGTGTCGCTGGGCGCACCAGAGCGCAAGGTGAGCTTCACCGTGCCGACCGGCAATTTCGGCGACATCTTCGCAGGTTTCATCGCCAAGCAAATGGGCCTGCCGATTGACCAGCTGGTGGTGGCCACCAATCAGAACGACATTCTGCACCGCTGCCTGAGCGGGCAGGGCTATCACAAGGGCGAAACCATCCCGTCGATCTCGCCGTCGATGGACATTCAGGTCTCGTCTAACTTTGAACGCGCGCTGTTCTATGCCTACGGGCAGGATGGCGCGGCAGTGGCTCAGCTGATGGACGAGCTGAAAACAGGCGGTTTCGAGGTGAGCCAGGGCGCCATGCAGGCCTTGCAGGAACATTACGTGTCTGGTCGCTGCTCGGAAGAAGAAACCTCGGCCACCATCAAATCGGAGCGCGCCGCCTCGGGTGAGCTGCTCTGCCCACACAGCGCCATTGGCGTGAAAGTTGCGAATGAACAGCGCGACGCAGCGGTCCCGATGGTGACGCTCGCCACGGCGCACCCGGCGAAATTCCCGGCGGCGGTAGAAGAGGCCAGCGGCATTCATCCGCCTCTTCCCCCGCGCATGGCAGATCTGTATGACAGATCGGAACGGGTGACACGGATCGCTAATGACCTGACCACTCTTGAGACACATATCAGAAAGCACATCGCGCATTGA
- a CDS encoding SURF1 family protein, protein MRRLIFLSLVGGLGLAALMALGIWQIQRLAWKEDLLRTIEARIAAAPVALPEAPTQAQDRYRAVSVTGEVEAAELHVFWVTKTAETGYRIIAPLLTEDGRRVLLDRGFVPAAAKDGDRATGATSIIGNLLWPDEGDWTTPSPEVDTNILYARDVAYMAERLGTEPVLVVARSASGDADVTPQPVTTAGIQNNHLQYAITWFSLALIWAAMTTYFLWRSRPKSEG, encoded by the coding sequence ATGCGACGGTTGATCTTTCTATCCCTTGTTGGCGGTCTGGGCCTTGCGGCACTGATGGCGCTGGGGATCTGGCAGATCCAGCGACTGGCTTGGAAAGAAGACCTGCTGCGCACCATCGAGGCCCGGATTGCGGCGGCCCCGGTTGCCCTGCCCGAGGCCCCGACGCAGGCGCAGGACCGCTACCGCGCGGTGTCGGTCACCGGCGAGGTTGAAGCGGCGGAACTGCATGTGTTCTGGGTCACCAAGACGGCTGAGACCGGATATCGCATCATCGCACCCTTGCTGACCGAGGATGGCCGCCGGGTGCTGTTGGACCGTGGTTTTGTTCCCGCCGCCGCCAAGGACGGCGATCGCGCCACCGGCGCGACTTCGATCATCGGTAACCTGCTGTGGCCGGATGAGGGCGACTGGACCACCCCGTCGCCCGAGGTTGATACCAATATCCTTTATGCCCGCGATGTCGCCTATATGGCCGAACGTCTGGGTACTGAGCCGGTGCTGGTCGTGGCCCGCAGTGCCTCTGGTGACGCGGATGTGACGCCGCAGCCGGTGACTACGGCAGGTATCCAGAACAATCACTTGCAATACGCGATCACCTGGTTTTCGCTGGCCCTGATCTGGGCCGCTATGACCACCTATTTCCTGTGGCGCTCGCGCCCAAAATCCGAAGGCTGA
- a CDS encoding cytochrome c oxidase subunit 3, producing the protein MAHAKNHDYHILPPSIWPLLSSLGTFIMLFGAVLWMHGITAYAFWGGFIMVVYSAYAWWAEVVAEARQGDHTPVVRIGLRYGFILFVMSEVMFFFAWFWSFFKHAIYPMETYIGTEYVAPSIYPVDAFHLPLINTLVLLLSGCAVTWAHHALVHNNDRKALIQGLSIGIVLGVFFTFLQGYEYVHLLHEGWEFGGDEFYSNFFMATGFHGFHVIIGTIFLTVCLIRAMKGDFTPEQHVGFEAAAWYWHFVDVVWLFLFVAVYVWGTAGLAH; encoded by the coding sequence ATGGCGCACGCAAAAAATCACGACTATCATATTCTTCCGCCGTCGATCTGGCCGCTGCTCAGCTCGCTCGGTACCTTCATCATGTTGTTTGGCGCGGTTCTGTGGATGCATGGCATTACAGCCTATGCGTTCTGGGGCGGCTTCATCATGGTGGTCTACAGCGCCTATGCCTGGTGGGCTGAGGTCGTTGCCGAGGCACGTCAGGGCGATCACACCCCGGTGGTTCGCATTGGTCTGCGCTACGGGTTCATCCTTTTCGTGATGTCCGAAGTGATGTTCTTCTTCGCCTGGTTCTGGTCGTTCTTCAAACATGCGATCTACCCGATGGAGACCTATATCGGCACCGAATATGTGGCACCGAGCATCTATCCGGTCGATGCCTTCCACCTGCCGCTGATCAACACGCTGGTGCTGCTGCTGTCGGGCTGTGCTGTCACCTGGGCGCACCACGCGCTGGTACACAACAATGACCGCAAGGCGCTGATCCAGGGCCTGTCCATTGGTATCGTGCTGGGTGTCTTCTTTACCTTCCTGCAGGGTTATGAATACGTTCACCTGCTGCACGAAGGCTGGGAATTCGGCGGCGATGAGTTCTACTCGAACTTCTTCATGGCCACCGGCTTCCACGGTTTCCACGTGATCATCGGGACCATCTTCCTGACCGTCTGCCTGATCCGCGCGATGAAGGGGGATTTCACCCCCGAGCAGCACGTCGGTTTCGAGGCAGCCGCCTGGTACTGGCACTTCGTTGACGTGGTCTGGCTGTTCCTCTTTGTGGCGGTTTACGTCTGGGGCACCGCAGGTCTGGCGCACTAA
- a CDS encoding cytochrome c oxidase assembly protein: MALQGPQKTVVQLVGVVVLMGGLAWASVPFYDWFCRVTGFGGVTGVAEQGSDTVLNQTITVRFDASKERDMPWQFTPVEREMEIKIGETGLAFYEAYNPTDRPVAGQASYNVTPYSAGAFFEKIACFCFEEQVLQPGERVEMPVTFFVDPEIVEDRDGKYVHTITLSYTFYEIDLPEGYAALETGDTAGAGTNTN, from the coding sequence ATGGCATTGCAGGGACCACAGAAAACCGTCGTACAGCTGGTTGGTGTTGTTGTCCTGATGGGCGGCCTCGCCTGGGCATCGGTGCCGTTCTATGACTGGTTCTGCCGGGTGACCGGCTTTGGCGGCGTGACGGGCGTTGCCGAACAGGGGTCGGATACCGTTCTGAATCAGACCATCACCGTGCGCTTTGACGCCTCCAAGGAGCGCGATATGCCGTGGCAATTCACCCCGGTTGAGCGTGAGATGGAGATCAAGATCGGGGAAACCGGGCTGGCCTTCTACGAGGCCTACAACCCGACCGACCGCCCCGTTGCCGGGCAGGCGTCCTACAACGTGACGCCCTATTCGGCCGGCGCCTTCTTCGAGAAGATCGCCTGTTTCTGCTTTGAGGAGCAGGTGCTGCAACCGGGGGAACGGGTGGAAATGCCTGTGACCTTCTTTGTCGATCCAGAAATTGTCGAGGATCGGGACGGAAAATACGTGCATACGATCACGCTGTCGTACACATTCTACGAAATCGATCTGCCAGAAGGGTATGCCGCCCTTGAAACCGGTGATACAGCCGGGGCAGGCACAAACACGAACTAG
- the cyoE gene encoding heme o synthase translates to MTDASINASTVQQGDAEFGDYFALLKPRVMSLVVFTALVGLLAAPVGVHPVIGFSAILFIAIGGGASGALNMWWDADIDQVMKRTKSRPIPAGKVEPGEALSLGLALSGLSVIMLALATNVFAGAFLAFTIFFYVVIYTMWLKRATPQNIVIGGAAGAFPPVIGWIAATGSMAVEPWLMFALTFMWTPPHFWALALFMRSDYDDAGVPMLTVTHGRRSTRKHILIYTALLALLAVGTAFSGVGGPIYLVVALVLNALFLHGAWKISRRDEDDSEADNFKVERSFFKLSLLYLFLHFGAILAEAVLKPYGLGGW, encoded by the coding sequence ATGACTGACGCAAGCATCAACGCCAGCACCGTCCAGCAAGGGGACGCGGAGTTCGGGGATTACTTTGCCCTGCTCAAACCGCGTGTGATGTCCCTTGTGGTGTTCACGGCGCTGGTTGGTCTTCTGGCCGCGCCGGTTGGCGTGCACCCTGTCATCGGTTTCAGCGCCATCCTGTTCATTGCCATCGGTGGCGGTGCCTCCGGCGCGCTGAACATGTGGTGGGACGCGGATATCGATCAGGTGATGAAACGCACCAAGAGCCGCCCGATCCCTGCGGGCAAGGTCGAACCGGGCGAGGCGCTGTCGCTGGGGCTGGCGCTGTCGGGCCTGTCGGTGATCATGCTTGCGCTGGCGACCAATGTGTTTGCCGGGGCGTTTCTGGCCTTCACCATCTTTTTCTATGTGGTGATCTACACCATGTGGCTGAAACGCGCGACGCCGCAGAACATCGTCATTGGCGGTGCCGCAGGTGCCTTCCCGCCGGTGATCGGCTGGATTGCGGCGACCGGCTCCATGGCGGTTGAACCCTGGCTGATGTTTGCCCTGACGTTTATGTGGACACCGCCGCATTTCTGGGCGCTGGCGCTGTTCATGCGCTCGGATTACGACGATGCGGGCGTGCCGATGCTGACCGTGACCCATGGTCGCCGGTCGACCCGTAAACATATTCTGATCTACACCGCCCTGCTGGCGCTGCTGGCGGTTGGTACCGCGTTCTCTGGCGTGGGTGGTCCGATCTATCTGGTGGTGGCGCTGGTGCTGAACGCGCTGTTCTTGCATGGCGCATGGAAGATTTCGCGCCGCGATGAAGACGACAGCGAGGCCGACAACTTCAAGGTTGAGCGCAGTTTCTTCAAGCTGTCGCTGCTGTATCTCTTCCTGCATTTTGGCGCGATCCTGGCCGAGGCGGTTCTGAAACCCTACGGATTGGGAGGCTGGTAA
- the coxB gene encoding cytochrome c oxidase subunit II: MKNALMLSGLFSGLSSLPAMAQEGLETIGKPVDGGLGFQPAATELAEGIHSLDYMILVIITAVCVFVGGLLLYAIVRFNRRANPNASQFTHNTPIEIAWTVVPILILVFIGSFSLPELFRQQEIPEGDITIKVTGYQWYWGYEYVDHEFGFESFMLAKEDLADNGYAEDEYLLATDTAVVVPVGKTVVMQVTGADVIHSWTIPAFGVKQDAVPGRLAELWFKADKEGIYFGQCSELCGKDHAYMPITVKVVSQEAYDAWLEGAIEEYAGLPQSYQVASN, encoded by the coding sequence ATGAAGAACGCTTTGATGCTTTCAGGCCTTTTCTCGGGCCTCTCGAGCCTTCCAGCTATGGCGCAAGAAGGTCTGGAAACCATTGGCAAGCCGGTTGACGGCGGCCTTGGCTTTCAGCCGGCAGCGACCGAGCTTGCCGAAGGCATCCATTCTCTGGACTACATGATTCTGGTGATCATCACCGCTGTCTGTGTATTTGTCGGGGGGCTGCTGCTCTATGCAATCGTGCGGTTTAACCGTCGCGCCAACCCCAATGCGTCACAGTTCACCCACAACACGCCGATTGAAATCGCATGGACCGTTGTGCCGATCCTGATCCTGGTCTTCATCGGGTCCTTCTCGCTGCCGGAGCTGTTCCGTCAGCAGGAAATCCCCGAGGGCGACATCACCATCAAGGTGACCGGCTACCAGTGGTACTGGGGCTATGAATATGTCGATCACGAATTCGGCTTTGAAAGCTTCATGCTGGCCAAGGAAGATCTGGCTGACAACGGCTATGCCGAAGACGAATATCTGCTGGCCACCGACACTGCCGTTGTTGTGCCCGTCGGCAAGACAGTTGTGATGCAGGTGACCGGTGCGGACGTGATCCACTCCTGGACCATCCCGGCGTTCGGCGTGAAACAGGATGCGGTTCCCGGCCGTCTGGCGGAGCTGTGGTTCAAGGCTGACAAGGAAGGCATCTACTTTGGTCAGTGTTCCGAACTCTGCGGCAAAGACCACGCCTACATGCCGATCACTGTAAAAGTGGTGAGCCAAGAGGCCTATGATGCCTGGCTGGAAGGCGCGATCGAAGAATACGCCGGTCTGCCCCAGTCTTATCAGGTCGCCTCCAACTGA
- the tldD gene encoding metalloprotease TldD, whose translation MDTAAFRPFETTLPEDEALGVLRSALAGADDGEIFVERRKSEALVFDDGRLRNASYDAAEGFGLRAVNGEVAGYAHSTDVSIAGLKRAAETARLAVGDGGGTMAPPPPRTNTRLYTDDDPIGAMPFAVKVETLREIDAFARAQDSRVVQVSAMLAASLQEVEILRADGTRVRDVRPMTRLNVSVIVEQDGRRESGSAGGGGRVGLDGLVDPADWQNKVREALRVACVNLEAVPAPAGEMDVVLGPGWPGILLHEAIGHGLEGDFNRKGSSAFAGLMGQQIAAKGVTVLDDGTLADRRGSITVDDEGTPSQKTTLIEDGKLVGFMQDRQNARLMGVESTGNGRRQSYAHAPMPRMTNTYMLGGDANPDDLVASIKDGIWAVGFGGGQVDITNGKFVFSCTEAYRVKDGKVGAPVKGATLIGDGATALNKIRALGNDMALDPGMGNCGKQGQWVPVGVGQPTVLMGGLTVGGSAT comes from the coding sequence ATGGATACCGCAGCCTTCCGCCCGTTTGAAACCACCCTGCCCGAGGACGAGGCCCTGGGGGTCCTGCGTTCGGCCCTTGCGGGGGCCGATGATGGGGAGATCTTTGTCGAGCGGCGCAAGTCGGAGGCGCTGGTTTTTGATGATGGCCGCCTGCGCAACGCCAGCTATGACGCCGCCGAAGGATTTGGCCTGCGTGCAGTCAACGGCGAGGTGGCTGGCTATGCCCATTCCACCGACGTCTCTATCGCCGGGCTAAAGCGTGCTGCTGAAACCGCGCGTTTGGCGGTGGGTGATGGCGGTGGCACCATGGCCCCGCCACCGCCCCGCACCAACACCCGCCTCTATACCGACGACGATCCCATTGGCGCGATGCCCTTTGCCGTAAAGGTGGAGACCCTGCGCGAGATCGACGCCTTTGCCCGCGCCCAGGACTCGCGGGTGGTGCAGGTCTCCGCGATGCTGGCGGCTTCGCTTCAAGAGGTGGAAATCCTACGCGCCGATGGCACCCGCGTCCGCGATGTGCGTCCGATGACCCGGCTCAATGTCTCCGTGATTGTCGAACAGGACGGCCGCCGCGAGAGCGGCTCTGCCGGCGGCGGCGGGCGCGTGGGGTTGGACGGTCTGGTGGATCCCGCCGATTGGCAGAACAAGGTCCGCGAAGCGCTGCGCGTCGCCTGCGTCAACTTGGAGGCCGTCCCTGCCCCCGCCGGTGAAATGGACGTGGTGCTTGGCCCCGGCTGGCCCGGTATTCTCCTGCATGAGGCCATCGGCCATGGGCTGGAAGGCGATTTTAACCGCAAGGGGTCTTCCGCCTTCGCAGGCCTCATGGGTCAGCAGATCGCCGCCAAGGGGGTAACGGTGCTGGATGACGGCACTCTTGCCGACCGGCGCGGCTCCATCACCGTGGACGACGAAGGCACCCCCAGCCAGAAAACCACCCTGATTGAGGATGGCAAGTTGGTCGGTTTCATGCAGGACCGTCAGAACGCGCGCCTTATGGGCGTGGAGAGCACCGGCAACGGACGTCGCCAAAGCTACGCCCACGCGCCAATGCCACGGATGACCAACACCTATATGCTGGGTGGCGATGCCAACCCCGACGATCTGGTCGCCTCCATCAAGGATGGCATCTGGGCTGTCGGCTTTGGCGGTGGTCAGGTCGACATTACCAACGGTAAATTTGTGTTCTCCTGCACCGAGGCCTACCGGGTGAAGGATGGTAAGGTCGGCGCCCCGGTCAAAGGCGCGACATTAATTGGTGATGGTGCCACGGCGCTGAACAAGATCCGCGCGCTTGGCAATGACATGGCGCTGGACCCCGGCATGGGCAATTGCGGCAAACAGGGCCAATGGGTGCCGGTTGGAGTTGGCCAGCCCACGGTCCTGATGGGCGGGCTCACCGTTGGAGGCTCCGCCACCTAA
- the dprA gene encoding DNA-processing protein DprA has product MTEEAHSSTHPPLPPTTEDIRISWLRLLRSRRVGAVTFHRLLAKYGSAQNALSALPEMARAAGIKGYEICSADAALAEIKAAEAANARLLCFGEADYPSHLAVLRDAPPLLWAVGDPAHLNQPTIAIVGARNASSLGVRMARALARELGEAGYCIISGLARGIDTAAHMAALRTGTCAVMAGGVDVVYPTENTRLAGDIAEQGVMISEHPMGMSPRARHFPARNRIIAGAAQAVVVVEGAAKSGSLITARDALDLGRDVLAVPGHPFDARAAGCNMLIRDGAQLVRNAQDVIEALPPMDLSHRVVAELSDRPVPPPEAAASARLTELPPPPKEQRSLSDTAALHQLILDRLGPAPTAEDQLVRDLAIPSRDLAPALTDLELSGAVARAAGGLLIRGDFDPDPKGAAGPKSQR; this is encoded by the coding sequence ATGACCGAAGAAGCACATTCTTCCACTCACCCCCCACTCCCACCCACCACGGAAGATATTCGGATTTCCTGGCTCCGTCTTTTGCGCTCAAGACGTGTTGGCGCGGTGACGTTTCACCGTCTCCTCGCGAAATATGGATCAGCGCAGAACGCGCTATCCGCGTTGCCTGAAATGGCGCGCGCCGCTGGCATTAAAGGGTATGAAATATGCTCTGCCGACGCGGCACTGGCCGAAATCAAGGCCGCAGAAGCCGCCAATGCGCGGCTTTTGTGCTTTGGTGAGGCCGACTACCCGTCTCATCTGGCCGTGCTGCGCGACGCCCCGCCCCTGCTGTGGGCGGTAGGTGATCCCGCGCATCTCAACCAACCCACCATCGCCATTGTCGGTGCCCGCAATGCGTCCTCGCTTGGCGTTCGCATGGCCCGCGCTTTGGCTCGGGAACTGGGAGAGGCCGGGTACTGCATCATCTCAGGACTGGCGCGCGGCATTGACACCGCCGCCCATATGGCCGCCCTGCGCACCGGCACCTGTGCCGTGATGGCCGGCGGTGTCGATGTGGTCTACCCAACCGAAAACACCCGGCTGGCCGGGGATATCGCCGAACAGGGCGTGATGATCTCCGAACACCCTATGGGCATGTCCCCCCGTGCGCGGCATTTTCCGGCCCGCAACCGCATCATCGCCGGCGCCGCTCAGGCTGTGGTGGTGGTGGAAGGCGCCGCGAAATCCGGCTCGCTGATCACCGCGCGCGACGCGCTGGATCTGGGTCGCGATGTGCTGGCGGTGCCCGGCCACCCGTTTGATGCCCGTGCTGCGGGCTGCAATATGCTGATCCGCGACGGTGCCCAGTTGGTGCGCAACGCACAGGACGTGATTGAGGCGCTGCCACCGATGGATCTGTCGCACCGCGTGGTGGCCGAACTCTCCGACCGCCCAGTGCCACCGCCGGAGGCCGCAGCCAGCGCCCGCCTCACCGAACTGCCGCCACCACCGAAGGAGCAGCGCAGTCTGAGCGACACTGCAGCACTGCACCAGCTGATCCTCGACCGGCTCGGCCCTGCCCCCACGGCGGAGGATCAGCTGGTCCGCGATCTGGCCATCCCCTCTCGCGATCTGGCACCGGCGCTCACCGATCTGGAACTCTCCGGCGCAGTCGCCCGCGCGGCAGGTGGCCTCTTGATCCGGGGGGATTTCGATCCGGACCCAAAGGGCGCAGCTGGGCCCAAATCCCAACGCTGA
- the topA gene encoding type I DNA topoisomerase, which yields MPVVVVESPAKAKTINKYLGSDYTVLASYGHVRDLPAKNGSVEPDDDFAMTWEVGADSRKHVKAIADALKDDNALILATDPDREGEAISWHLQEALTKRRSIKKDTAVSRVTFNAITKEAVTEAMKNPRQVDLPLVEAYLARRALDYLVGFNLSPVLWRKLPGARSAGRVQSVCLRLIVEREMEIEAFKPQEYWSVKASLATPRGQEFEARLTVLGGDKLDKYALANSTAAELAVQAVASRTLTVQSVEAKPASRNPSAPFMTSTLQQEASRKFGMGAKQCMNAAQRLYEAGYITYMRTDGIDMAPEAVQEARAEIANRYGAEYVPGSPRIYKNKAKNAQEAHECIRPTDMSRDAKSLKVSEDDQRKLYDLIWKRTLACQMEGARLERTTVDIGSNDGQVVLRATGQVMLFDGFLRVYEEGRDDVVDDDDKRLPQIMQGESLKFAASLAAQAEKADTGGAILSDDKAVLGLQHHTQPPPRFTEATLVKRMEELGIGRPSTYASVITTIQDREYVRKDKNRLFPEDKGRIVTIFLLNFFRTYVGYEFTANLEGELDDVSAGDRDYKDLLSRFWRDFSAAISETSDLRITEVLDVLDDALAPQLYPPREDGVDPRVCPKCGAGQLHLKTSRTGGFVGCGNYPECNYTRPISGEGAEGYERILGEDDGDEIHLKSGRFGPYVQRGEATPENKKPPRSSLPKQGKDFLPGWGPNEVTLEQAVTLLTLPREIGQHPEGGAIQANLGRFGPYIAHQKPDEEKPVYVNLKETLDVFEIGMNRAVEMLAEKRANPGRGRRAAAKALKELGDHPESGGAISIMDGRYGPYVKWEKVNATLPKDVEPKDVTVEMAVQLITEKAGKSGAKKKAPAKKAAAKKTTAKKTAAKKPAAKKKAETSSDEG from the coding sequence ATGCCCGTTGTTGTTGTAGAATCCCCAGCTAAAGCCAAGACAATCAACAAATATCTTGGCTCAGACTACACAGTTCTGGCTTCTTACGGACACGTGCGCGACCTGCCTGCCAAGAACGGATCCGTCGAACCCGACGATGATTTTGCAATGACCTGGGAAGTCGGCGCCGACAGCCGCAAACACGTCAAGGCCATCGCCGATGCGCTGAAAGACGACAATGCACTGATCCTCGCGACTGACCCCGATCGCGAAGGCGAGGCGATCAGCTGGCACCTGCAGGAGGCGCTGACCAAGCGCCGCTCGATCAAGAAGGACACCGCTGTCTCCCGCGTGACCTTCAACGCGATCACCAAGGAGGCCGTCACCGAGGCGATGAAGAACCCGCGCCAGGTTGACCTGCCGCTGGTGGAAGCCTATCTGGCCCGCCGCGCGCTGGACTATCTGGTCGGCTTCAACCTCTCACCCGTGCTCTGGCGCAAACTGCCCGGTGCGCGCTCTGCCGGTCGCGTGCAGTCGGTCTGCCTGCGCCTGATTGTTGAGCGTGAGATGGAGATCGAGGCCTTCAAACCTCAGGAATACTGGTCCGTAAAGGCAAGCCTCGCGACACCGCGCGGACAGGAGTTCGAGGCCCGTCTGACGGTTCTGGGCGGTGACAAGCTGGACAAATACGCGCTGGCCAATTCCACGGCAGCCGAGTTGGCAGTGCAGGCCGTTGCCAGCCGGACCCTGACCGTGCAGTCGGTCGAGGCAAAACCCGCCTCACGCAATCCATCAGCGCCCTTCATGACCTCAACCCTGCAGCAGGAAGCCAGCCGCAAATTCGGCATGGGCGCGAAGCAGTGTATGAACGCCGCACAGCGGCTCTATGAGGCTGGCTACATCACCTATATGCGAACCGATGGCATCGACATGGCGCCAGAGGCCGTGCAGGAAGCCCGCGCCGAAATCGCCAATCGCTACGGTGCCGAATACGTGCCGGGATCGCCCCGGATCTACAAGAACAAGGCCAAGAATGCACAAGAGGCGCATGAATGTATCCGCCCCACCGACATGAGCCGCGACGCCAAGAGCCTGAAAGTCTCCGAGGATGACCAGCGCAAGCTTTATGATCTGATCTGGAAGCGGACCCTCGCCTGCCAGATGGAAGGCGCCCGTTTGGAGCGGACCACGGTTGATATCGGCTCAAACGACGGCCAAGTGGTGCTGCGCGCCACGGGTCAGGTGATGTTGTTCGACGGCTTCCTGCGTGTCTACGAAGAAGGCCGCGATGATGTTGTCGACGATGACGACAAGCGCCTGCCGCAGATCATGCAGGGCGAGTCGCTGAAATTCGCAGCGTCACTGGCGGCGCAGGCGGAGAAAGCCGACACTGGCGGCGCCATCCTGTCAGATGACAAGGCGGTTTTGGGCCTGCAGCACCACACCCAACCACCCCCCCGCTTTACCGAAGCGACATTGGTCAAACGCATGGAAGAGCTGGGCATCGGCCGCCCCTCCACCTATGCCTCTGTGATCACCACGATCCAGGACCGCGAATATGTCCGCAAGGACAAGAACCGCCTGTTCCCTGAGGACAAGGGCCGGATCGTCACCATCTTCCTGCTGAATTTCTTTCGCACCTATGTGGGGTATGAGTTTACCGCCAATCTGGAAGGTGAACTGGACGACGTCAGCGCAGGTGATCGCGACTACAAGGATCTGTTGAGCCGGTTCTGGCGCGATTTCTCCGCCGCGATCTCGGAGACCTCCGATCTGCGCATCACCGAAGTGCTGGATGTGCTGGATGACGCGCTGGCCCCGCAACTCTATCCGCCGCGCGAAGATGGCGTTGATCCCCGCGTCTGCCCCAAATGCGGCGCTGGTCAGCTGCATCTGAAAACCTCGCGCACCGGCGGGTTTGTCGGCTGCGGCAACTACCCCGAATGCAACTACACCCGCCCGATCTCCGGGGAGGGCGCCGAAGGGTATGAGCGTATTCTGGGCGAGGATGACGGCGATGAGATTCACCTGAAATCCGGCCGTTTCGGCCCCTATGTGCAGCGCGGTGAAGCCACGCCCGAGAACAAGAAACCGCCGCGCTCCTCGCTGCCCAAACAAGGCAAGGATTTCCTGCCGGGCTGGGGCCCGAATGAGGTCACCCTGGAACAGGCCGTCACCCTGCTGACCCTGCCCCGCGAGATCGGCCAGCACCCTGAGGGCGGCGCGATCCAGGCCAACCTCGGTCGGTTCGGCCCCTATATCGCGCATCAGAAGCCTGACGAGGAAAAGCCGGTTTACGTAAACCTCAAGGAAACACTCGACGTCTTTGAGATCGGCATGAACCGGGCGGTGGAAATGCTGGCGGAGAAGCGCGCCAACCCCGGTCGTGGCCGTCGCGCCGCTGCCAAGGCGCTGAAAGAGCTGGGTGATCACCCCGAGAGTGGCGGTGCCATCAGCATCATGGACGGGCGCTATGGGCCATACGTCAAATGGGAAAAGGTGAACGCCACCCTGCCCAAGGATGTCGAACCCAAAGATGTCACAGTCGAGATGGCCGTGCAGCTGATCACCGAGAAAGCTGGAAAATCCGGCGCCAAGAAGAAGGCCCCGGCAAAGAAAGCTGCCGCTAAAAAGACCACGGCGAAAAAGACGGCAGCGAAGAAACCCGCCGCCAAAAAGAAGGCGGAGACCAGCAGCGACGAGGGGTGA